Proteins from one Mastacembelus armatus chromosome 16, fMasArm1.2, whole genome shotgun sequence genomic window:
- the tcea3 gene encoding transcription elongation factor A protein 3 isoform X3: MTREEDLIRIARKLDKMVSRNNTEGAMDLLKELKSFNMTLKLLQETRIGMSVNGIRKHCTDEEVTALAKVLIKDWKRLLDSGQSHTEKSAEMKNGLDSSRTAACPNSSLSETQSSHKRLDVKPKHESEPDKKHSNKNRKEKHNNEHKNNKQHADDPKDEKHLVQSQNEKHPQEKQLEEPKKQRAVEPLQHALDNKKHKDVQDLQSEKHKPEPRKEGPLEEPKKTRHVEGLRKEKHSDEPKKHSYTDDVKDKHREESRNERPTNTLQRERPPSDPEREKPADAHKPIFERRGVLDSSILYPTRFPSPPRPARPPLPIKHPSLNVRKDRKDGKDSSSGQPRPHAPRPASPPVKRPSLEVKKERKFPPDPNAPIAPLPLHLHPPPPRKEPPDPNAPLPPLPLHLHPPPPPKRPSLDGKQERERKELSDSQKKTSDHIKKDRTDSSDSKVCRKHSDEAKRERRDSCDSKPCQPVKRHSTDSKPDRRESTDSKMSSSPPAKKLTGERRESHGSKTLQPGPPQRKLSTDTERKGKNDAPKTPTTPTSPMSPSFSSAGGPLSPHLATGDSIRDKCIDMLAAALRTDNDYKDFGANCDNMAAEIEDHIYQEIKATDMKYKNRVRSRISNLKDPKNPGLRRNVLAGSIELSRIAAMSAEEMASDELKQLRNILTQEAIREHQMAKTGGTTTDLLQCGKCKKKNCTYNQVQTRSADEPMTTFVLCNECGNRWKFC; encoded by the exons ATGACGCGAGAGGAAGATCTCATCCGGATTGCGAGGAAACTGGACAAGATGGTGTCTAGAAATAACACG GAGGGCGCCATGGACCTGCTGAAGGAACTGAAAAGTTTCAATATGACACTCAAACTTCTCCAG gaaaCGAGGATCGGCATGTCTGTGAATGGTATcaggaaacactgcacagaCGAGGAAGTCACTGCACTGGCAAAGGTCCTCATTAAAGACTGGAAAAGGCTGCTGG actCTGGCCAATCTCACACGGAGAAATCGGCTGAAATGAAGAACGGCTTGGACTCCAGCAGAACGGCAGCATGTCCTAACAGCTCCCTGTCTGAGACGCAGAGCAG tcaCAAGAGACTGGATGTCAAACCAAAACATGAGTCAGAGCCTGACAAAAAACACTCCAataagaacagaaaagaaaaacacaataatgagcacaaaaacaataaacaacatgcAGATGACCCCAAGGATGAAAAGCACCTGGTCCAGTCCCAAAATGAGAAACATCCACAAGAAAAGCAGCTAGAAGaacccaaaaaacaaagagctgtGGAGCCTCTCCAACATGCGCTGGATAACAAGAAACACAAGGATGTACAGGACCTGCAGAGTGAAAAACACAAGCCAGAACCCAGGAAAGAAGGACCCTTAGAAGAACCGAAAAAGACGAGACATGTGGAAGGACTCAGAAAGGAGAAACACTCTGATGAGCCCAAGAAACACAGCTACACAGACGACGTGAAGGACAAACACAGGGAGGAAAGCAGGAACGAGAGGCCGACGAACACGCTGCAACGTGAGCGACCACCGAGTGACCCCGAGAGGGAGAAACCTGCTGATGCTCACAAGCCGATATTTGAAAG GAGAGGAGTGTTGGACAGCAGTATTCTGTATCCCACCCGGTTCCCCTCCCCCCCTCGGCCTGCTCGGCCTCCTCTGCCGATTAAACATCCGTCTCTGAACGTTAGAAAAGACAG GAAGGATGGTAAAGACTCTTCGTCCGGACAGCCTCGTCCTCATGCTCCTCGACCTGCCTCTCCTCCCGTTAAGCGACCGTCACTGGAAGTAAAGAAAGAGAG gAAATTTCCACCTGACCCAAATGCTCCAATAGCACCTCTTCCGCTTCACCTTCATCCCCCTCCACCGCG AAAAGAGCCTCCTGACCCCAacgctcctcttcctccactccCTCTTCACCTTCACCCCCCACCTCCTCCGAAACGTCCCTCCCTCGATGggaagcaggagagagagag GAAGGAGTTATCTGACTCACAGAAGAAGACGTCAGATCACATAAAGAAAGACAG GACCGACTCATCAGATAGCAAAGTGTGCAGAAAACACTCAGATGAAGCCAAGAGAGAAAG GAGGGACTCGTGTGACTCGAAGCCCTGCCAACCTGTGAAACGTCATTCAACTGACTCCAAACCCGACAG GCGGGAATCCACTGATTCAAAGATGAGCAGCTCGCCACCGGCAAAGAAACTAACAGGTGAAAg GAGAGAGTCTCATGGATCCAAGACCTTGCAGCCCGGACCGCCACAGAGGAAACTCTCAACTGACACTGAaag AAAGGGAAAAAACGATGCCCCAAAAACTCCCACCACCCCGACCAGCCCCATGTCAcccagcttcagctctgctggGGGTCCGCTGTCTCCTCATCTGGCTACTGGAGACTCCATCAGAGACAAGTGCATTGACATGCTGGCAGCTGCCCTGCGCACAGACA ATGACTACAAAGATTTTGGAGCCAACTGTGACAACATGGCAGCAGAGATTGAAGATC ATATATACCAAGAGATAAAGGCCACTGATATGAAATACAAGAACAGAGTCCGCAGTCGTATCAGCAACTTGAAGGACCCCAAGAACCCTGGGCTTCGCAGGAATGTACTTGCAGGGAGCATTGAGTTGAGCCGCATTGCCGCCATGTCTGCTGAG GAAATGGCTAGCGATGAGCTGAAACAGCTGAGAAACATTCTCACCCAGGAGGCCATCAGGGAGCACCAGATGGCCAAAACTGGTGGCACGACCACCGACCTGCTGCAGTGCGGCAAGTGCAAGAAGAAGAAC
- the tcea3 gene encoding transcription elongation factor A protein 3 isoform X1 — MTREEDLIRIARKLDKMVSRNNTEGAMDLLKELKSFNMTLKLLQETRIGMSVNGIRKHCTDEEVTALAKVLIKDWKRLLDSGQSHTEKSAEMKNGLDSSRTAACPNSSLSETQSSHKRLDVKPKHESEPDKKHSNKNRKEKHNNEHKNNKQHADDPKDEKHLVQSQNEKHPQEKQLEEPKKQRAVEPLQHALDNKKHKDVQDLQSEKHKPEPRKEGPLEEPKKTRHVEGLRKEKHSDEPKKHSYTDDVKDKHREESRNERPTNTLQRERPPSDPEREKPADAHKPIFERRGVLDSSILYPTRFPSPPRPARPPLPIKHPSLNVRKDRKDGKDSSSGQPRPHAPRPASPPVKRPSLEVKKERKFPPDPNAPIAPLPLHLHPPPPRKEPPDPNAPLPPLPLHLHPPPPPKRPSLDGKQERERKELSDSQKKTSDHIKKDRTDSSDSKVCRKHSDEAKRERKDSSESKTPAPKKPSVDVRKEKLRRDSCDSKPCQPVKRHSTDSKPDRRESTDSKMSSSPPAKKLTGERRESHGSKTLQPGPPQRKLSTDTERKGKNDAPKTPTTPTSPMSPSFSSAGGPLSPHLATGDSIRDKCIDMLAAALRTDNDYKDFGANCDNMAAEIEDHIYQEIKATDMKYKNRVRSRISNLKDPKNPGLRRNVLAGSIELSRIAAMSAEEMASDELKQLRNILTQEAIREHQMAKTGGTTTDLLQCGKCKKKNCTYNQVQTRSADEPMTTFVLCNECGNRWKFC; from the exons ATGACGCGAGAGGAAGATCTCATCCGGATTGCGAGGAAACTGGACAAGATGGTGTCTAGAAATAACACG GAGGGCGCCATGGACCTGCTGAAGGAACTGAAAAGTTTCAATATGACACTCAAACTTCTCCAG gaaaCGAGGATCGGCATGTCTGTGAATGGTATcaggaaacactgcacagaCGAGGAAGTCACTGCACTGGCAAAGGTCCTCATTAAAGACTGGAAAAGGCTGCTGG actCTGGCCAATCTCACACGGAGAAATCGGCTGAAATGAAGAACGGCTTGGACTCCAGCAGAACGGCAGCATGTCCTAACAGCTCCCTGTCTGAGACGCAGAGCAG tcaCAAGAGACTGGATGTCAAACCAAAACATGAGTCAGAGCCTGACAAAAAACACTCCAataagaacagaaaagaaaaacacaataatgagcacaaaaacaataaacaacatgcAGATGACCCCAAGGATGAAAAGCACCTGGTCCAGTCCCAAAATGAGAAACATCCACAAGAAAAGCAGCTAGAAGaacccaaaaaacaaagagctgtGGAGCCTCTCCAACATGCGCTGGATAACAAGAAACACAAGGATGTACAGGACCTGCAGAGTGAAAAACACAAGCCAGAACCCAGGAAAGAAGGACCCTTAGAAGAACCGAAAAAGACGAGACATGTGGAAGGACTCAGAAAGGAGAAACACTCTGATGAGCCCAAGAAACACAGCTACACAGACGACGTGAAGGACAAACACAGGGAGGAAAGCAGGAACGAGAGGCCGACGAACACGCTGCAACGTGAGCGACCACCGAGTGACCCCGAGAGGGAGAAACCTGCTGATGCTCACAAGCCGATATTTGAAAG GAGAGGAGTGTTGGACAGCAGTATTCTGTATCCCACCCGGTTCCCCTCCCCCCCTCGGCCTGCTCGGCCTCCTCTGCCGATTAAACATCCGTCTCTGAACGTTAGAAAAGACAG GAAGGATGGTAAAGACTCTTCGTCCGGACAGCCTCGTCCTCATGCTCCTCGACCTGCCTCTCCTCCCGTTAAGCGACCGTCACTGGAAGTAAAGAAAGAGAG gAAATTTCCACCTGACCCAAATGCTCCAATAGCACCTCTTCCGCTTCACCTTCATCCCCCTCCACCGCG AAAAGAGCCTCCTGACCCCAacgctcctcttcctccactccCTCTTCACCTTCACCCCCCACCTCCTCCGAAACGTCCCTCCCTCGATGggaagcaggagagagagag GAAGGAGTTATCTGACTCACAGAAGAAGACGTCAGATCACATAAAGAAAGACAG GACCGACTCATCAGATAGCAAAGTGTGCAGAAAACACTCAGATGAAGCCAAGAGAGAAAG GAAAGATTCCTCTGAATCTAAAACACCAGCCCCCAAAAAGCCCAGTGTGGATGTCAGGAAGGAAAAACTCAG GAGGGACTCGTGTGACTCGAAGCCCTGCCAACCTGTGAAACGTCATTCAACTGACTCCAAACCCGACAG GCGGGAATCCACTGATTCAAAGATGAGCAGCTCGCCACCGGCAAAGAAACTAACAGGTGAAAg GAGAGAGTCTCATGGATCCAAGACCTTGCAGCCCGGACCGCCACAGAGGAAACTCTCAACTGACACTGAaag AAAGGGAAAAAACGATGCCCCAAAAACTCCCACCACCCCGACCAGCCCCATGTCAcccagcttcagctctgctggGGGTCCGCTGTCTCCTCATCTGGCTACTGGAGACTCCATCAGAGACAAGTGCATTGACATGCTGGCAGCTGCCCTGCGCACAGACA ATGACTACAAAGATTTTGGAGCCAACTGTGACAACATGGCAGCAGAGATTGAAGATC ATATATACCAAGAGATAAAGGCCACTGATATGAAATACAAGAACAGAGTCCGCAGTCGTATCAGCAACTTGAAGGACCCCAAGAACCCTGGGCTTCGCAGGAATGTACTTGCAGGGAGCATTGAGTTGAGCCGCATTGCCGCCATGTCTGCTGAG GAAATGGCTAGCGATGAGCTGAAACAGCTGAGAAACATTCTCACCCAGGAGGCCATCAGGGAGCACCAGATGGCCAAAACTGGTGGCACGACCACCGACCTGCTGCAGTGCGGCAAGTGCAAGAAGAAGAAC
- the tcea3 gene encoding transcription elongation factor A protein 3 isoform X4 encodes MDLLKELKSFNMTLKLLQETRIGMSVNGIRKHCTDEEVTALAKVLIKDWKRLLDSGQSHTEKSAEMKNGLDSSRTAACPNSSLSETQSSHKRLDVKPKHESEPDKKHSNKNRKEKHNNEHKNNKQHADDPKDEKHLVQSQNEKHPQEKQLEEPKKQRAVEPLQHALDNKKHKDVQDLQSEKHKPEPRKEGPLEEPKKTRHVEGLRKEKHSDEPKKHSYTDDVKDKHREESRNERPTNTLQRERPPSDPEREKPADAHKPIFERRGVLDSSILYPTRFPSPPRPARPPLPIKHPSLNVRKDRKDGKDSSSGQPRPHAPRPASPPVKRPSLEVKKERKFPPDPNAPIAPLPLHLHPPPPRKEPPDPNAPLPPLPLHLHPPPPPKRPSLDGKQERERKELSDSQKKTSDHIKKDRTDSSDSKVCRKHSDEAKRERKDSSESKTPAPKKPSVDVRKEKLRRDSCDSKPCQPVKRHSTDSKPDRRESTDSKMSSSPPAKKLTGERRESHGSKTLQPGPPQRKLSTDTERKGKNDAPKTPTTPTSPMSPSFSSAGGPLSPHLATGDSIRDKCIDMLAAALRTDNDYKDFGANCDNMAAEIEDHIYQEIKATDMKYKNRVRSRISNLKDPKNPGLRRNVLAGSIELSRIAAMSAEEMASDELKQLRNILTQEAIREHQMAKTGGTTTDLLQCGKCKKKNCTYNQVQTRSADEPMTTFVLCNECGNRWKFC; translated from the exons ATGGACCTGCTGAAGGAACTGAAAAGTTTCAATATGACACTCAAACTTCTCCAG gaaaCGAGGATCGGCATGTCTGTGAATGGTATcaggaaacactgcacagaCGAGGAAGTCACTGCACTGGCAAAGGTCCTCATTAAAGACTGGAAAAGGCTGCTGG actCTGGCCAATCTCACACGGAGAAATCGGCTGAAATGAAGAACGGCTTGGACTCCAGCAGAACGGCAGCATGTCCTAACAGCTCCCTGTCTGAGACGCAGAGCAG tcaCAAGAGACTGGATGTCAAACCAAAACATGAGTCAGAGCCTGACAAAAAACACTCCAataagaacagaaaagaaaaacacaataatgagcacaaaaacaataaacaacatgcAGATGACCCCAAGGATGAAAAGCACCTGGTCCAGTCCCAAAATGAGAAACATCCACAAGAAAAGCAGCTAGAAGaacccaaaaaacaaagagctgtGGAGCCTCTCCAACATGCGCTGGATAACAAGAAACACAAGGATGTACAGGACCTGCAGAGTGAAAAACACAAGCCAGAACCCAGGAAAGAAGGACCCTTAGAAGAACCGAAAAAGACGAGACATGTGGAAGGACTCAGAAAGGAGAAACACTCTGATGAGCCCAAGAAACACAGCTACACAGACGACGTGAAGGACAAACACAGGGAGGAAAGCAGGAACGAGAGGCCGACGAACACGCTGCAACGTGAGCGACCACCGAGTGACCCCGAGAGGGAGAAACCTGCTGATGCTCACAAGCCGATATTTGAAAG GAGAGGAGTGTTGGACAGCAGTATTCTGTATCCCACCCGGTTCCCCTCCCCCCCTCGGCCTGCTCGGCCTCCTCTGCCGATTAAACATCCGTCTCTGAACGTTAGAAAAGACAG GAAGGATGGTAAAGACTCTTCGTCCGGACAGCCTCGTCCTCATGCTCCTCGACCTGCCTCTCCTCCCGTTAAGCGACCGTCACTGGAAGTAAAGAAAGAGAG gAAATTTCCACCTGACCCAAATGCTCCAATAGCACCTCTTCCGCTTCACCTTCATCCCCCTCCACCGCG AAAAGAGCCTCCTGACCCCAacgctcctcttcctccactccCTCTTCACCTTCACCCCCCACCTCCTCCGAAACGTCCCTCCCTCGATGggaagcaggagagagagag GAAGGAGTTATCTGACTCACAGAAGAAGACGTCAGATCACATAAAGAAAGACAG GACCGACTCATCAGATAGCAAAGTGTGCAGAAAACACTCAGATGAAGCCAAGAGAGAAAG GAAAGATTCCTCTGAATCTAAAACACCAGCCCCCAAAAAGCCCAGTGTGGATGTCAGGAAGGAAAAACTCAG GAGGGACTCGTGTGACTCGAAGCCCTGCCAACCTGTGAAACGTCATTCAACTGACTCCAAACCCGACAG GCGGGAATCCACTGATTCAAAGATGAGCAGCTCGCCACCGGCAAAGAAACTAACAGGTGAAAg GAGAGAGTCTCATGGATCCAAGACCTTGCAGCCCGGACCGCCACAGAGGAAACTCTCAACTGACACTGAaag AAAGGGAAAAAACGATGCCCCAAAAACTCCCACCACCCCGACCAGCCCCATGTCAcccagcttcagctctgctggGGGTCCGCTGTCTCCTCATCTGGCTACTGGAGACTCCATCAGAGACAAGTGCATTGACATGCTGGCAGCTGCCCTGCGCACAGACA ATGACTACAAAGATTTTGGAGCCAACTGTGACAACATGGCAGCAGAGATTGAAGATC ATATATACCAAGAGATAAAGGCCACTGATATGAAATACAAGAACAGAGTCCGCAGTCGTATCAGCAACTTGAAGGACCCCAAGAACCCTGGGCTTCGCAGGAATGTACTTGCAGGGAGCATTGAGTTGAGCCGCATTGCCGCCATGTCTGCTGAG GAAATGGCTAGCGATGAGCTGAAACAGCTGAGAAACATTCTCACCCAGGAGGCCATCAGGGAGCACCAGATGGCCAAAACTGGTGGCACGACCACCGACCTGCTGCAGTGCGGCAAGTGCAAGAAGAAGAAC